In one window of Cupriavidus necator N-1 DNA:
- a CDS encoding alkaline phosphatase D family protein: MSKLLLGPVLSFRGLGTDGSWKVTALVGIEDQARVPQVTVEGRKAGKPVTLLQHAGRTYLRYDLSCKLRKNERRVPYSIEGVGEAWHFTVPGKGYAPRMAYVSCNGFSDPGGMRKLVKAENAVWADLLCNHDKEIRPPGYELDKEQLWHEARTHDQGNQRFHLMLMGGDQIYFDSIWEDIKLLKRWIGLTREEQLQYPVDADLEKEIEDYYFKLYSERWLPHARSGWGSAEKPLDAAQAMARIPTVMMWDDHDIFDGWGSYSPEMQRSPLFQRLFFHARRAFWVFQMQHAVEQLPDLVPRTDVRVRSDDPLFEPVKWSQVLSGDKLALPLLDEQPGFTFTHSAGPVSLIVADLRTERSQEQVLGPGTWGALQRWLSGVESGHAVNPGGINCQHLLLLSSVPVVHPKLSLAEAFLDNFGQDHVLDSSADDLKDHWTHDDHEGERKRLVETLLKTASQKQLRVTIISGDVHVAAWGVAYRKDVGPKDNWAQIQQLTSTAVVHPSLVGVMERLFFHVLNNVAQSKQALDVNLSAEMMLFPGSNRYVMPARNWLAIELDRGTDNPNGCKLWATWRCETKAAFSNHLLATDPVNL; the protein is encoded by the coding sequence ATGAGCAAGCTACTGCTCGGACCCGTGCTGTCGTTTCGTGGCCTCGGAACGGATGGCTCATGGAAGGTGACGGCGCTCGTTGGCATAGAAGATCAAGCCAGGGTTCCTCAGGTCACCGTGGAAGGCCGCAAGGCCGGCAAGCCGGTGACCCTGCTGCAGCATGCGGGCCGCACCTATCTGCGCTACGACCTGTCCTGCAAGCTGCGCAAGAACGAACGGCGGGTACCGTACAGCATCGAAGGTGTCGGGGAGGCGTGGCACTTTACCGTGCCCGGCAAGGGCTACGCGCCGCGCATGGCCTATGTTTCGTGCAACGGATTCTCCGACCCGGGCGGCATGCGCAAGCTGGTCAAGGCCGAGAACGCGGTATGGGCGGACTTGCTGTGCAACCACGACAAGGAAATCCGTCCGCCAGGCTATGAGCTGGACAAGGAGCAGCTCTGGCACGAGGCGCGTACCCATGACCAGGGCAATCAGCGCTTCCATCTGATGCTGATGGGCGGCGACCAGATCTACTTCGATTCGATCTGGGAAGACATCAAGCTGCTGAAGCGCTGGATCGGGTTGACGCGGGAGGAGCAGCTGCAGTACCCGGTGGACGCTGACCTCGAGAAAGAAATCGAGGACTACTATTTCAAGCTCTACAGCGAGCGCTGGCTGCCTCATGCCAGGTCAGGGTGGGGTAGTGCAGAGAAGCCGCTCGACGCTGCCCAGGCCATGGCACGGATCCCCACGGTGATGATGTGGGATGACCATGACATCTTCGACGGCTGGGGTTCCTATAGCCCCGAGATGCAGCGCAGTCCATTGTTCCAGCGGCTGTTCTTCCATGCGCGCCGGGCGTTCTGGGTCTTCCAGATGCAGCATGCTGTCGAACAGCTTCCCGACCTGGTGCCGCGCACTGACGTCAGGGTCCGGTCTGACGATCCATTGTTCGAACCGGTCAAGTGGTCTCAGGTGCTGTCCGGTGACAAGCTTGCGCTGCCGTTGCTGGACGAGCAGCCGGGGTTCACGTTCACGCATTCGGCTGGCCCAGTCAGTCTGATCGTTGCTGACCTGAGGACCGAACGATCCCAGGAGCAGGTGCTTGGACCCGGTACCTGGGGCGCACTGCAGCGGTGGCTGTCGGGTGTCGAATCGGGCCACGCCGTCAACCCTGGCGGCATCAATTGCCAGCATCTGCTGCTGCTGTCCTCCGTGCCGGTGGTCCATCCCAAGCTGTCGCTGGCCGAAGCCTTCCTGGACAACTTTGGCCAGGATCATGTGCTCGACAGCAGTGCCGATGACCTGAAGGACCACTGGACCCACGACGATCACGAGGGCGAGAGGAAGCGCCTGGTAGAGACGTTGCTCAAGACAGCCAGCCAGAAGCAGCTGCGCGTGACGATCATCTCTGGTGATGTCCATGTCGCGGCCTGGGGTGTCGCCTACAGGAAAGACGTGGGGCCGAAGGACAACTGGGCGCAGATACAGCAGCTGACCAGTACTGCCGTGGTGCATCCCTCGCTGGTCGGGGTCATGGAGCGTCTGTTCTTCCATGTGCTGAACAACGTTGCCCAGTCGAAGCAGGCGCTGGATGTCAACCTGTCTGCGGAAATGATGCTCTTTCCCGGATCCAACCGGTACGTGATGCCGGCCAGGAACTGGCTTGCCATTGAGCTGGACCGGGGCACGGACAACCCGAACGGCTGCAAGCTGTGGGCGACGTGGCGGTGCGAGACCAAGGCAGCATTCTCCAATCACCTGCTGGCTACCGATCCGGTGAACTTATAG